The following DNA comes from Fundidesulfovibrio putealis DSM 16056.
GCCTGCGCTGCTGGCCGTCATGCGCGGCTTATCCGCCGTGGCCGTCGGCGGGCGCTGCGGGCCGCGACCGTTCCAGCGGCTTGAGGGGCTTGGCCGGATTGCCTCCGCAGGCCGTCCAGGCGGGCATGTCCTTGGTCACGACGCTGCCCGGCGCGATGATCGCGCCCTCGCCGATGGTCACGCCCTTGAGGATGATGGCGTTGAACCCGATCCAGACCTTGGAGCCGATGACCACGGGCTTCATGGTGACCTTGGACCAGTCCTGCGACTGGCCGATGGCCCGGCCGCCGGAGGCGATGTAGTCCTCGAAGCACAGGCGGACGTCGTCCTTGCGCTCCTCCCAGTAGAGCGAGTGGTGGTCGGAATCGATGATATTGATGTTCCAGGACATCAGGACGTCGTCGCCGACGATGATTTCCCTGGCGCAGTCGAAGTTGACGTTCCCCAACTGGCAGCGCGCGCCAACCGTTATCCTGGCCCTGGGCTGAATGAAATTGAAGACCGAATAGATGTGCGACTGTTCGCCGATGGTGATATTGACGAAGTCCGGCTCTGGTTCCTCAAGATAATTGATGTTCGAATGCGACGTGACGAGGCTGGTATCATGCACGCGGGCGTGCTGCTTGTACTTTCGCCAATTGTTGTGGTCAGGCGCTCCAAAAACGAACATTCACCCCTCCTTGCTTCACGGGCGCGCAGGCCTCGCGCCCCTGTGAGCGCTCCTACCATGCAAAGATCATTCTTTTTTCGGATAATGCCAAAACGAAAGCGTGTAAAGAATCAAACCCGCGCACATGCGCGCCAGGCCCAACGCTGGACATCGCCACCAGGCCCCGCTAAAATCAAAAAAAGCCGCCAATCCCCTTGAAGAGCACGCCATTTTCCTGACAGAATAACCAGCGGCCCGGACACCTCCGGCACCCCCCGCCTGGGCGCGCGTATCCGGGACGCCTCTGTTTGCACGATAAATGCATGTCGCGTGCGCCCGGATATCGCCAGAACTGGCCCAGTCCTGGCCCAATTCTGGCCAACTCTCTGGAGGATGCGGCGTTTTCAGGGCGCGGCAAGCTGACGGACAGGCCTGAAAGCCTAAGCGACGCGCCGGAAAACGCGATTGACCGAGTCGGCTTCGGCGCGACCTGGAGCCTTAAGCGGCCCCACGTCCCGACCGATAGGCCTGAGAGCGCACGAGGCGGCCTCCGCCACGAAAAAGACCGGCCTGGAGCCGGAGGAAGTGTCCCATGAGGATAATGGTGCTTGGCGCCAGCGGCATGCTGGGCCACCAGCTGGTCCGCCAACTCTGCGCCCGCCACAGGGTGCTGGGCGTCCTGCGCCGGGAGCTTGGCTCTTACGCGGCCCACGGGCTCTTCACCCCGGACAACGCGGCTGGCGGCGTGGACATCCGACGCCCCGAGACGCTTGTCCCGGTGATGGACTCGTTCGGGCCGGAGGTGGTGGTCAACGCGGCGGGCCTGGTCAAGCAGCGCCCCGACGCCTCGGACACGCTGGCCTGCTTGGAGGCCAATGCGGTCTTCCCGCACAGGCTGGCCCGGCTCTGCCAGCAGGCCAAGGCCCGGCTCATCCATTTCAGCACGGACTGCGTGTTCTCCGGCGGCTCCGGACCCATCCCGGACGACGCCCCGCACGACGCCCGCGACGTCTACGGGCGCACCAAGTCCCTCGGTGAGGTGACCGGGCCTGGGTGCCTGACCCTGCGCACGTCCATGATCGGCCTGGAGATCGAAAACCGGCGCGGCCTGGTGGAGTGGTTCCTGGCCCAGCGCGGCGTGGTGCGCGGGTACACCAGGGCGTTCTTCTCGGGCCTCACCACCCTGGAGCTGTCGCGGGTGGTGGAGATGCTCCTCGACGCGCCCGGCGAACTCCACGGCGCCTACAATCTGAGCGCCGCGCCCATCAGCAAGCATGCCCTGCTGGCCCGGCTCGGCGAACTGGCCGGACATCCGGCCATCCTGGTGGAAGACGACTCCCTGGCCGTGGACCGCTCCCTGGACTCGTCGCGGTTCCAGAGGGATTTCGGATACGCTCCCCCGTCCTGGGAGGAGATGCTCCTTGAGTTGGCACAACAGATAAGGACCCATCATCATGTTCTTTGAAGGCAAGACCGTTCTGGTCACCGGCGGCACCGGCTCCATGGGCTCCACCCTGGTCAAGCGCATCCTCGGCGGCGAACGCGGCTGTCCGCGCAAGCTCATCGTGTTCTCGCGCGACGAGGCCAAGCAGCACGACATGCGCATGAACTACCTGAACCGCACCGTGGGCACGGACGAGACCATCTACTCGAACTTCGCCCGGGTGCTGGAATTCCGCATCGGCGACGTGCGCGACTACGGCGACGTCTGCTCGGCGGTGCGCGACGCGGACATCGTGATAAGCGCCGCCGCGCTCAAGCAGGTGCCAACCTGTGAATATTTCCCGGAGCAGGCCGTGCTCACCAACTGCACGGGGGCGGCCAACATCGTCCGGGCCATCCGCGACAACGGCTACCCGGTGCAGACGGTCATGGGCATCTCCACGGACAAGGCCGCCAAGCCCGTAAACGTGATGGGCATGACCAAGGCCATCCAGGAGCGCATCTTCACTACGGCCAACATCGTGGCCCCGTCCTGCCGGTTCGTGTGCGTGCGCTACGGCAACGTGCTGGCCTCGCGCGGGTCGGTGATCCCGCTGTTCCTCAAGCAGATCGAATGCGGCGGGCCGCTGACCCTCACCAGCCCGGACATGACGCGCTTCCTGCTGTCGCTGGACGCCGCCGTGGACACCGTGTTCGCCGCCTTCGAGCGGGCCTTGCCCGGCGAGATCTTCGTGCCCAAGATCCCTTCGGCCAACATCAAGGTGCTGGTCGAAGAACTGCTGGCCGGACGCGACCTGAAGATCCAGGTCACCGGCATCCGCCCCGGTGAGAAGATCCACGAGATCCTCGTCTCCGAGGAGGAAGGCCCGCGCACCGTGGACCTGGGCGACTACTACGCCATGGGTCCCATGCTCCCCGAGCTCGCCCCGGAACGTCCCGGACTCGAGCGCCTGGGCGGCGAGTACAACTCGCGCGACGCCGTCATGGACAGGGCGGACACCAGGGCCTTCCTCGCGGCCAACGGGTTCGCCTGGAAAGGCTGAGAGGAGCTCCCGTGAAGATCATGACCATCCTGGGCACCAGGCCGGAGATCATCCGCCTGAGCCGCCTGATACCCACCCTGGACGGACTTTGCGACCACGTCCTGGTGCACACCGGGCAGAACCACGACGCCAGGCTCTCGGACATCTTTTTCCAGGAGCTTGGCGTGCGCCCTCCCGATCACCATCTGGGCATCGCGGGGAGCACTCCGGGCGAGCGCATCGGCCAGATCATCGCCGGATGCGAACGGCTGTTTCTGGAGGAGCGCCCGGACAGGCTGCTCATCCTGGGCGACACGGACAGCGGGCTGTCCGCACTGCCCGCCAAGCGCCTGGGAATCCCGGTTTACCACATGGAGGCGGGCAACCGCTGCCACGACGACCGCGTGCCCGAAGAGGTGAACCGGCGGGTGATCGACCACGTGAGCGACATGCTGCTGCCCTACACCGAAGGCAGCCGCAGAAACCTGCTGCGAGAAGGCGTCCACCCCGCGCGGGTCCTGGTCACGGGGAACCCCATCCGCGAGGTGCTGGAGCACTACATGGACAAGGCCCAGGAGTCGCATGCCGTGGAGGACCTGGGGCTCACCTCCGGGGGCTACGTGCTGGTCACCGCGCACCGGGCCGAAAACGTGGATGTGCCGGAGCGGCTCTCAAGCCTCGCCCAGGCCCTGGACGCGGTGCAGCGCGAGCTGGGCCTGCCGGTGCTGGTGAGCACCCATCCGCGCACGGCGGCCATGCTCACGCGCCACGGCGTCGCCCTGGACAATCCCAGCGTGCGCTTCCTTGAGCCCTTCGGCTTTTTCGATTTCATCAGCCTCCAGTCCCAGGCCGCGCTGGTGCTCACGGACAGCGGCACGGTGCAGGAGGAGTGCTGCCTGCTGGGCGTGCCCGCCGTCACCCTGCGCGACACCACCGAGCGCCCCGAGACCCTGGAATGCGGGAGCAACGTCCTCTCGGGCGTGGAACCCGGCAAGGTGCTGGCCTGCGTCCGGGCGGCCATGACCCTGAACCGGGAATGGCAGCCGCCTGCCGAATACCTGTCGCAAAACGTCAGCTCGGTCGTGGCCCGCATCATCCTGGGCATGCCCCCGGCAGCCGGAGGCGCAGCATGAGCCGCACCCCGCACTTTTCCATCATGGTGCCCACCTACAATCAGGCGGGCTATCTGGTAGCGGCGCTAAACAGCCTGATCGCCCAGAACGACCCGGACTGGGAGGCCGTGGTGGTGGACGACGGCTCCACCGACGACACCCCCCAGGTGCTGGAGGCCTGCCAGTTCAAGGACCCGCGCATCCGGGCCATCCGGCAGGAGAACGGCGGCACCGCCGCCGCCCTGAACACCGCCCTGGCGAACTGCCGGGGAACCTGGGTGGGCTGGCTCTCCTCCGACGACCTCTTCGAGCCGGACAAGCTCGCGATCCACCGCCAAGCCATGGCCGAGCATCCCGACATCCGCTTCTTCCACACCCACTTCTACCATCTGGAGGAAGACACCGGCATGAAGACCGCCCCGGAGCACTGGCGGCCCATCCCGGAGCCGGGCCTCCAGGTGGCGCGGTTCTTCTCCGGAAACTACGTCTCGGGCATCACCATCTGCGTGGAGCGCCAGGCCATGCTGGCCGCCGCACCCTTCCGCGCAGACCTGCGCCACGCCCAGGACTTCGGCCTGTGGGTGGCGCTGTCCCAGGCGCACCGCTCGCACTTCATCGACCGGCGCACGGCCGTCATGCGCTGGCACGCCTCCCAGACCACCAACGCCTTCCCTGTGGCCGGGCTCTACGACTCGGCCTGGGCCTTGATCGACTTCCTGAACGCGAACCGGTTCGAGGCGCTGTTCCCGGCCCTGGACCTTCTCGACCCGACGCAGGCCCGGACCGCAGTCGACGAGACCCTGGCCATATGCCTGAGTCCGGCCTCGTTTCTCTACCAGCTGGGCTACACCCCGGCCATGATGGAGCGGCTTCTGGAGTGGATGCAGGCCCCGGAAGGCGGAGCCTCCAGGGAGCAGGCGCGCGCCCAAATCAACGAGGCCGTGGGGACCCGCGCCTTCGAGGACGCCCCGGACCAGGTGAAGGCCATCTTCCGCCGGGTCCTGGCCCACGAAGGGGCCTTCGCCTATGCCCCGCACTCCGTGGTGGACTTCATCCGCCGCACCATCGCCTCGCCCGTCACCGACGCCAGGAAGCGGCGCAATCTGGTCCGCTACCTGGACAAGAAAAAGGGCGAATGGAAAAGCCTCTAACCACCACGCATGTCAGCGAAGAAATTCAGGAGCAAGGGCGCATGGAACAGTCTCTGAAAAGCAACGTCGAGATGTGGAAGATCCTTCAGGAGCGCGACTATTTCGCCACCCACCCCTGCTATCGGCAGGAAGACGGGTCCCTGCTCACGAAAGCCTCCGACGACCAGATCATCGAGCGCTTCATGGACCTTGCGGCCAAGAAGCGCGTGGCGGTGATCGGCTGCGGCTACGGGCGCGACGTGGCGGTGATCGCCCCCAAGGTCGGGCACGTCTGGGGCATCGACGTAAGCGAGCTCATCCTGGGCAAGGCCGTGGCCTACCTGCGCGAGCGCGGCTGCGACAACTTCACCCCCGTGCTGGCCGAGCGCTGGAAGGAGGACCTGCCGGGCGGGCTGGATCTGGTGTACAGCTGCATCGTCTTCCAGCACCTCACCCGCGAACTGGTGCGCGACTACATCCTGAACATTCCCGGAAAGCTCGCCCCGCACGGCGAGGTGCTCTGCCAGTTCGCGGACATGGAGTACGGCACCCGCGACGCCGGGCTCGAACACCCTCACGAACCCAGCGTGCGCTGGAACCGCCAGGACATCGAAGCGCTCGTGGCCGAGTCGGGACTCAATCTGTACGCCCTGGAGCGCCAGCCCATCGAGGGCCACGGCGACTGGTGGTGGGCTCATTTCGGCCCTGCTGCGCGCTAGTGTCTCGTTGTAGAAAAACATGAACATGTTTTTCTACAACAAAACAACTGGTTCTCTTGGGTCGAATTCATACGGCGTATGAACGTATTTTGCGAACGCCACACAAGAAAGACGGACGAAGCAGGCCTGCCCCCATGCGCATCGTTCATGTGAACACCCAGGACGTGGCGGGAGGCGCGGCCAAGGTTGCCCGCCTGCTGGCCCTGCGCGAGCGCGAGGCCGGCCACGACGCCGTGCTGCTGGTGGCCAGGCGGCACGGGCGCGGGGCCTTCGTCTCGCGCTTCGACCCGGCCCCGGACCCGCTGCTGCGTCCTTTCGCCGAGGAGTGCGGCCTCCAGTACCTGCACTTCCAGGGCTGCTTCGGCCTGCCGGAGCGCGAGCCCATGGCCTCGGCGGACTTGGTCCACCTGCACAACCTGCACTACGACTTCTTCAACCCCCTGGCCCTGGCCGCCATCTCGCGGGCCAAACCCTGCCTGTGGACCCTGCACGACCTGCACCCGCTCACCGGCTTCTGCAACTATCCCGTGGACTGCGCAGGCTGGCTCTCAGGCTGCACGGACTGCGAACGAGCCCGCATGAACGCCCCGGACCCTCAATGCGACGGGAGCCTGGTCACCCCGGCCAGACGCCGGGGCACGGCGCTGACCCATCGGGCCAAGGCCCTGGTCTACGCGCACTCCCGGCTGACCCTGGCCTGCCCGTCCCGGTGGGTGAAGGAGCAGGTGGAGCGCTCCATCCTGGCCGGGCATCCGGCCCAGGTCATCCCCAACGGCATCGAGACGGACGTGTTCGTCCCCGGAGACCGTGCTGCCGCGCGCCGCGAACTGGGCATTCCGCAGGACGTCCCGGTGGTGGGGGCCGTGGCCGCTTACGGCGTGTTCGACAATCCCATCAAGGGCGGCCCGCTGATCCTGGAGGCCATGCGGCGGGTGTGGAACGAGCGCCCGGAGACCATTTTCCTGAACGTGGGCGGCTTCGGCCACGGGCCGGATGCGCGCGTGGTCAACCTGCCCTTCGTGGAGAACCCGGCGACCCTGGCCAGGGCCTACGCGGCCATGGACGTGTTCACCCACGCCTCCCTGGCCGAGACCTTCTGCCTGGTGGCCGCCGAGGCCATGTCCTGCGGCGTCCCCGTGGCCGCTCAGGAGCTCGGGCCGCTGCCCGAGGTGGTCCGCCAGGGACGCGACGGCCTGCTCTCCCCGCCGGGCGACGCCCCCGCCCTGGCTGCGAACATCACGCGGCTTTTGGGCGACGCGCCCCTGCGCCTAAGCCTGGGCCAGAGCGGTCGGAAGCGCGCCCTGGAGGAGTTCGGGCTGGACCTCATGGTGCGGCGCTACATCGAGCTTTCCCGGCAGGTGATCGAAGAGCGGCGCGGCTTACCCGGCATCGTGGCTCCTCTGCCGCCCGCCGGACTGCCCGCCCTGGCCAGGACATCCGCCCTCCTGAAGGCCGAGGGGATTTCAGACAAGGCCCGCACCAGCCAGGAGCTCGTCCGGGACTTCGTTCAAGAACAACCCGAGGAGCTCAGGCCACATTTCGAGGCCGTGGCGCAAAAATCCCGCGACATCGCGCGGGTGTTCGAGCTTCGGGGTCTGGGACGGCTGGAAGACTCCCTGGCCGTGATCGACTCGCTGAACGCCGCGTGGCCGCAGGACACGGCCCTGTGGCGCACCCGTGGGGTCACGCTCGGCCTCATGGGACGCCGGGACGAGGCCATGGAGGCTTTCCGGGTCTGCCTGGAGGCGCACCCGCCCCAGTCCGACGCGCTCCTGAACGTCTGCGACATGTGGCGCGCCGCCGGGGACCAGGCCAAAGCCCTTGAGGCCCTGGATGCTTTTGCCGCCGTGGACCCGTATCTGCGCGGCTTCAACTGGCGGAAGGGGCTTCTGCTCCAGGACGCAGGAGACCACCGGGGCGCGGCGCGGGCCTTCCTGCGCGAGCTGCGGCTCCACGGTTCGCCCGAAGCGCGCGGCCCGCTGGCCCACAGCCTGGAGGCCCTGGGGAAGCCGCTGCTGGCGCAGTGCCTGGGCCAGGACCCGGCGTGACCCGCACGATCCGCTTATCAGGCCTGCCCGTGAAACCAAACCGGTCGGCGAGCGACTGCCGCCCCGAAAAACGCCCCTGGTCATGGCCCAATCCGCGCCCCTGGCCTTTGGGCATGGGAATTGCTAGTCTTTGCGCATTCCAGGGGGAGGTCGTATGATACCGCTTTACCAGATGAAGATCATCCAGATCGACATCACCAACGCCTGCGTGAACAAGTGCTCCAACTGCACCCGGCTCATCGGCCATCACCGCAAGCCCTTTTTCATGGAGTTCGACTTCTTCAAGAAGGCCGTGGACTCCCTGGTGGATTTCCCCGGCATGGTGGGCACCATCGGCGGCGAGCCCCTGCTGCACCCGGAATTCGAGAAGTTCGCCCGCTACCTGGAGCGTCAGATTCCCGACAAGAAGCGCCGGGGATTGTGGTCCACCATCCCCGAGCAGTTCAGCGCCAGATATGGCGAGCTCATCAAGCAAGTGTACGGCAACCTCTTCCTGAACGACCACACCATCGACGCCATCCTGCACCAGCCCGTGCTGGTGGCCGCCCAGGAAGCCGTGCCCGATCCGGCCAAGATGTGGAGCCTCATCGACAACTGCTGGGTGCAGACCTACTGGTCCGCCACCATCACCCCTAAGGGGGCCTTCTTTTGCGAGGTGGCCGGAGCCCTGGACATGCTCTTCGACGGCCCCGGCGGCTGGCCCGTCGAGCCGGGCTGGTGGAAGCGCGAGCCGGGCGAATTCGGCGAACAGAAGGAGCGCTGGTGCCCGCGTTGCGGCTGCGCCGTGCCCCTGCCCAGGCGCAAGTCCACCCAGGAGGTGGACGACGTGAGCGCGGGCAACCTCGCGGAGCTGACCCGCATCGCCTCCCCCAAGGTGAAGAAGAACCGGGTGGAGGTGTTCGACGGCAAGTCCATGCCCGAGGACTGGAACCCGCACCCCAACTGGTACATGTCCGAGGTGGAGGAAGAGGCCCAGTACCGCAAGCGCATCGCCGACCGCCTGAGCGGGACGGACCCCGCCTGCCCCGATGACGGGCAGGAATGCGCCTAGGCCGCGTTTTCACGATTTGACGGCCAGAGTCCGGCCCGGACCAAACAGATTTTTGCAAAGGATCGACGCATGCCTGCAAACGGCAAGGGATTTTCCACCACCACCCGGCGCGTTCTCACCCGCAGGGGCGTCCTGTGGCTCGGCCAGACCTGCAACCTGCGCTGCCACTTCTGCTATTTCCAGAACCGGATAAGCTCCGCCGAGCACCCGGACCACCCCTTCATGAGCCTCGACAAAGCCAAGGGCATCTGCTCCACCCTGCGCGGCCACTATGGCAACACGGCCATCGACATCCAGGGCGGCGAGCCCACCATCCACCCGGACATCAACGCCCTGGTGGCCCACTGCCGCGAGATCGGCCTTCTGCCCACGCTCATCACCAACGCCCTGGTGCTGGACAAGCGCGAGCGCTGCCAGGCCCTCGTGGACGCGGGGCTTCGCGACCTTCTGGTCTCGGTGCACGGCCTGCGCGAGGACTACGACCGCGCCGTGGGCCTGCCCGGAGGCCACGTCCGCCAGATGAAGGCCCTGGACAACCTGGTGGCCCTGGGTATCCCCTTCCGCTTCAATTGCGTGCTGGCCAAGTCCGTGCTGGGCCATCTCGCGGAGATCTCGCGGCTGGCCGTGGAAACCGGGGCCAGAGTCGTGAACTTCATCGCCTTCAACCCGTTTGAGGACCAGCAGAAAAACGCCCGCTCCGGCGCGGACGTGCCCCGCTACACCGACGTGCGCGGCCCCCTGGTGGAGGCGCTGGACTACCTGGAACTGCACGGCGTGGAGGCCAACGTGCGCTACCTGCCCCTGTGCCAGGTTCCCGAGCGCCATCGCAAGAGCTTCTACAACTTCCAGCAGCTCCCCTACGACCTGCACGAGTGGGACTACGCCTCCTGGTCCTGGACCGGGCGCAACCCGCAGCGCAGGCGTGACGGCGACCTGGAAGAGCCCGTGTCCCTGCGGTGGGCCAACTCGCGCTCCAAGATGTTCGGCTACGAGGGCTACCTTGAGGCCCCCTCGGTGAGCCCGGAGGACGAATACCGCCACAGCGCGTATATCCGCGCCCGCGAGCATTGCGGCTACAAGTTCGCCCCGGCCTGCGAAGCCTGCGGCCTGAAGGGAATCTGCGACGGCTTCCACGGCGACTACGCCTCCCTGCACGGCGCGGACGAAGCCCGGACGCAGGACATTCCCCTGGTGGAAGACCCGAAGTTCTACATCTCCCGTCAGGTGAAGATCGTGGAAGATGAAGACGCCGACTGGGCTGGCTGAAACCCGATCCCGGCCAACTGAACGGAGACCAAGACATCATGCCCAGCTACCGGCAAATCCTCGACGCGCCCTGCATCCTGCACCAGGACGAGAAGACGCTCCTCGGCCTGTGCGCGGCCATGCTCACCCCCGGTTCCACCATCGTGGAGGTGGGCACCTACACGGGCGGCTCGGCCCGGATACTCCAGGCGGCCTGCAAAGGGACCTGCGCCCTGCACAGCATCGACATCGCCGACCATGTGAATCCGCGCATCGTCTCCAAGGATAGCTTCCAGCATTTCCTGGGCGATTCGCGAGCCTTCGCTGACTGTTTCCAGGGACGCATCGACCTGGCCTTCATCGACGGTGACCACTCTTTCCAGGGCGCGCTCACGGATTACGAAAACCTCCGCCCGCTGCTTGCCCCGCAGGCGGTGGTGCTCTTCCACGACGTGGACTTCGATCACATCGGGGTCAAGGTGTTCTGCGACACCCTGGTGCGCACCGGCTGCCTGCGCGACGTGGTCCAGGCGTCCCGGATGCTGGCCGGAACCCACGTTCCCGCTGCGCCCATGCCCACGGCCGCCGACTACGCCGAAACCATCCGCCTCCAGGCGCTGACCTACGCCGCCGAACAGTACCAGGGCGTCTGCCGGTGCGAGGAAAGCCAGGCCTCCCGCCCTGTTTTCCCGCTCCCCCAGGACAGGTCCCGCATCCGCTTCATCGGGCGCGGCTGCCTCGGCTGGCTGGTGAGCCGCCTGTTCGACCTGGAGTGGGCGTCTTTCATCGATTCCTGGCAGGCCGATGACCCCGATTGCAGTTACTACGTGTGCAGCTACTCCAAGGGAGCCATCGAAGGCACCCTCATACACCAGAAGGGTATCTCCCCCTCCCGGATCATCTTCGTGAGCCCCGTTCAGGCGTCCTTGGCCATCCTGGACGACCTGCTGCTGGCAGGCGGCGTGAAAACTGCCAAAACGGCCACCTCGGAGATGGAGCAGGCCATAGTCCCCTCGGCGTTCATGGCTCTGCCCCCGGACATGCTCCAGCGTCTGCACGCCTCCGGCTACCTCCACCAGTTCTTCACCTCTTTCTTCTTCAAGGGCTGACATGACCCCTGCCGCCACCATACCGCTCACGCCCGCCCTGGCCGATTCGCGCCTGGACCGGGCTGGAATAGAAAAGCCCCTGGTGTCCGTCATCGTCACCAGCTTCAACTACGCCCCCTACGTGCTGGACTGCCTGCGCTCGGTGGCCCGCCAGGCCTACCCCCACTGGGAGTGCATCGTGGTGGATGACTGCTCCACGGACGACAGCCCCGCCCTCATCCAGGCCTTCGTGGACTCGCCCGAAGCCGGTGGGCGCTTCGCCTTTGCGCGCCACGAGGCCAACGGCGGCCAGATGGAGGGGTTCAAGACCGGGCTGGCCCAGGCCAAGGGCGTGTTCGCGGTGCTTCTGGACGCCGACGACGTGCTGCTGGAGGACTTCCTGGAGGTGCACCTGCACACCCACCTGGGCAGGTTGCCCGTGGCCTTCACCAGCTCCAACCAGTACCAGATAGACGGCCTGGGGCGCATCGTGTCAGGCGAGCACCTGGACCACCACTCCAAGGGCGCCTACCGATACGTTCGCAAGACCACCTTCCAGCGCGGCTTCTGGATCTGGGCCACGGCCAGCTCCATGATGTTCCGGGTGGAGACCCTGCGGCTCATCCTGGAGAACCAGCCGCGCTCGTTCCGCATCTGCGCGGACTACTACATCGCGCACTTCGCCAACCTGATCGGCTATTCGCTGCTCATCCCCACCATCCACGGTTGCTACCGCCGCCACGGGGAGAACAATTTCGGCTCCAACCCGGTGCTGGGGGCCATCAACTCCGTGGGCTGCATGACCAAGCACCCCCCGCACGCCGAGTTCCGCCAGGCCATCATCGACCACATGCTGGGCAACAAGGCGCGCTTCAAGCCCATCCTTGGACGAAAGGACTTCGTGACCATGCTCTTCCGGGTGGGAACCTGGGAGGAGATACGCGAGGCGGCCCGCAAGCACCCCGACGTGCTGCCCGGACCGGAATGGAAGCTGCGGCTGCGCTACTGGCTTTTCAGGCTCTCGCGCCTGAAGCTGAACAGGACCCCCTGGCCGCAGAGGCTGGAGGCGGTCGATCCGTCCTGATGTTCGAAGGCCCGGAAAGGCGCGTTCGCGTCATTCCGGGCCGTTTTCGCTAATCGCCCGGCGCGATGATGGTTTCGCTACCACCCACGCTGTCCACCACGAAAACCGGCTCGTCGCCCTGCCAGGGGGGGTTCGACTTCCCAGTCATCTCCTCGATGTCCACGCGCACCACGCAGGTGACCGCCAGGACCTTCTCGTCGTATTTGCCGGTGGGGCCGCCCAGGTGTCCCATGATGAGGTCCAGTCCGCGCTGCTTCTCCGCCGGGTCCTCCACGACCACGGCGCGCCCCGTGCCCACCACGGACTTGAAGTGCGCGGTGTAGTCGCAGGCCTTGGTCTGGCGCACCAGCGAGTAGGACACCACCGCGTCGAAGCTCACCCGGTCGCAGGCGCGCAGGCAGTCGGCCTTTTTCCCCTTGTGGGAGCTGTGGAAATACAGCGCGCGGTTCTCGTACCCGAAGCTCACCGGCACCACGTACGGCGACGCGCCGTCCCACATGGCCAGATGCACGTACTCGGCCCGTCGCAACAGGGCCTCCACCAGTTTGAAATCCTTTATCTCGCGGTCGGACTTACGCACAAAAACGCTCCTTGCGATTATTCTTTCAGCCCCGATTGATACTCAGATATCGCGCGCCATGTTGTCCAGAAGGCGGGTCAGCATGGCCTCCAGACCCTCCAGGTGCTTGAGCCCCGCCCTCATCTCTTCCGGGGTCTGCACAAACTGCCCCTCGACCAGGTCGGCGGCCCCGTGTTCGATCAGCTGCTCCATGCTCTGGGCCGTGGTCTCGAAATGAAACTGCAACCCCACCAGCTTCGCGCCCACGGCGAAGGCCTGCTGCGCGCAGGCGTCGCTCTCTGCCAGCAGCGAGGCCCCGCGCGGCACGGAGAAGGTCTCGCCGTGCCAGTGAAAGGCCGTGAACTCCTTCGGGATGCCCGCAAACGCCGGGTTGGCCGCGCCCCAGGGCGTCAGCCGCACCGGATGCCAGCCTATCTCGCGCTGGTTGTTGCTGCCCACCTGCCCGCCCAGAATCT
Coding sequences within:
- a CDS encoding class I SAM-dependent methyltransferase; translated protein: MEQSLKSNVEMWKILQERDYFATHPCYRQEDGSLLTKASDDQIIERFMDLAAKKRVAVIGCGYGRDVAVIAPKVGHVWGIDVSELILGKAVAYLRERGCDNFTPVLAERWKEDLPGGLDLVYSCIVFQHLTRELVRDYILNIPGKLAPHGEVLCQFADMEYGTRDAGLEHPHEPSVRWNRQDIEALVAESGLNLYALERQPIEGHGDWWWAHFGPAAR
- a CDS encoding dTDP-4-dehydrorhamnose reductase family protein, which gives rise to MRIMVLGASGMLGHQLVRQLCARHRVLGVLRRELGSYAAHGLFTPDNAAGGVDIRRPETLVPVMDSFGPEVVVNAAGLVKQRPDASDTLACLEANAVFPHRLARLCQQAKARLIHFSTDCVFSGGSGPIPDDAPHDARDVYGRTKSLGEVTGPGCLTLRTSMIGLEIENRRGLVEWFLAQRGVVRGYTRAFFSGLTTLELSRVVEMLLDAPGELHGAYNLSAAPISKHALLARLGELAGHPAILVEDDSLAVDRSLDSSRFQRDFGYAPPSWEEMLLELAQQIRTHHHVL
- a CDS encoding glycosyltransferase family 2 protein, whose translation is MSRTPHFSIMVPTYNQAGYLVAALNSLIAQNDPDWEAVVVDDGSTDDTPQVLEACQFKDPRIRAIRQENGGTAAALNTALANCRGTWVGWLSSDDLFEPDKLAIHRQAMAEHPDIRFFHTHFYHLEEDTGMKTAPEHWRPIPEPGLQVARFFSGNYVSGITICVERQAMLAAAPFRADLRHAQDFGLWVALSQAHRSHFIDRRTAVMRWHASQTTNAFPVAGLYDSAWALIDFLNANRFEALFPALDLLDPTQARTAVDETLAICLSPASFLYQLGYTPAMMERLLEWMQAPEGGASREQARAQINEAVGTRAFEDAPDQVKAIFRRVLAHEGAFAYAPHSVVDFIRRTIASPVTDARKRRNLVRYLDKKKGEWKSL
- the wecB gene encoding non-hydrolyzing UDP-N-acetylglucosamine 2-epimerase, which translates into the protein MTILGTRPEIIRLSRLIPTLDGLCDHVLVHTGQNHDARLSDIFFQELGVRPPDHHLGIAGSTPGERIGQIIAGCERLFLEERPDRLLILGDTDSGLSALPAKRLGIPVYHMEAGNRCHDDRVPEEVNRRVIDHVSDMLLPYTEGSRRNLLREGVHPARVLVTGNPIREVLEHYMDKAQESHAVEDLGLTSGGYVLVTAHRAENVDVPERLSSLAQALDAVQRELGLPVLVSTHPRTAAMLTRHGVALDNPSVRFLEPFGFFDFISLQSQAALVLTDSGTVQEECCLLGVPAVTLRDTTERPETLECGSNVLSGVEPGKVLACVRAAMTLNREWQPPAEYLSQNVSSVVARIILGMPPAAGGAA
- a CDS encoding polysaccharide biosynthesis protein, producing the protein MFFEGKTVLVTGGTGSMGSTLVKRILGGERGCPRKLIVFSRDEAKQHDMRMNYLNRTVGTDETIYSNFARVLEFRIGDVRDYGDVCSAVRDADIVISAAALKQVPTCEYFPEQAVLTNCTGAANIVRAIRDNGYPVQTVMGISTDKAAKPVNVMGMTKAIQERIFTTANIVAPSCRFVCVRYGNVLASRGSVIPLFLKQIECGGPLTLTSPDMTRFLLSLDAAVDTVFAAFERALPGEIFVPKIPSANIKVLVEELLAGRDLKIQVTGIRPGEKIHEILVSEEEGPRTVDLGDYYAMGPMLPELAPERPGLERLGGEYNSRDAVMDRADTRAFLAANGFAWKG
- a CDS encoding acyltransferase encodes the protein MFVFGAPDHNNWRKYKQHARVHDTSLVTSHSNINYLEEPEPDFVNITIGEQSHIYSVFNFIQPRARITVGARCQLGNVNFDCAREIIVGDDVLMSWNINIIDSDHHSLYWEERKDDVRLCFEDYIASGGRAIGQSQDWSKVTMKPVVIGSKVWIGFNAIILKGVTIGEGAIIAPGSVVTKDMPAWTACGGNPAKPLKPLERSRPAAPADGHGG